A single region of the Lactobacillus xylocopicola genome encodes:
- the tsaB gene encoding tRNA (adenosine(37)-N6)-threonylcarbamoyltransferase complex dimerization subunit type 1 TsaB, with protein sequence MKVLSVSTATNHLSVALNEDQTILVEKGEPDRHNHSEHLDPLINQILTDQQLKLSEIDRFAVAIGPGSYTGLRIGVTTVKLFASILGKEVVGISTLAALAASCPDEDTLIVTGIDARNDNYFAGAYVNGKGQPSRVIADGHYHITTLLEAIGRYVNTERIKQVIFIGSGFKKQEGQIKQLGLPFRYGSDDQNLIHAGLIGKLALTAQPVDPDRLLPQYLRRTQAEVDWHHKTGQPYGPDKDYVEEV encoded by the coding sequence ATGAAAGTATTAAGTGTGTCAACGGCAACCAATCACCTGAGTGTTGCGTTAAATGAGGATCAGACCATTTTGGTTGAAAAGGGTGAACCAGACCGGCATAACCATAGTGAACACTTGGATCCGTTAATTAACCAAATCTTGACTGATCAGCAGCTTAAATTAAGTGAGATTGATCGCTTCGCCGTAGCGATTGGTCCGGGCTCCTATACTGGGTTAAGAATTGGTGTGACCACAGTTAAGTTGTTTGCCAGCATTTTGGGTAAAGAAGTGGTCGGGATTTCAACTTTAGCTGCCTTAGCAGCGAGTTGCCCAGATGAAGATACCTTAATTGTGACGGGGATTGATGCCCGCAATGACAACTACTTTGCAGGTGCCTATGTCAACGGCAAAGGCCAGCCAAGCAGGGTAATTGCCGACGGCCATTACCACATTACTACTTTATTAGAAGCTATCGGTCGGTATGTAAATACCGAAAGAATAAAACAGGTAATTTTCATCGGTTCTGGTTTTAAAAAGCAGGAGGGACAGATTAAGCAACTGGGCCTTCCTTTTAGGTATGGTAGTGATGACCAGAACTTGATCCATGCTGGTTTAATTGGGAAGTTGGCCCTTACTGCCCAACCAGTTGATCCGGACCGCTTATTGCCCCAATATCTGCGGCGAACTCAAGCAGAAGTTGATTGGCACCACAAGACAGGGCAACCGTATGGTCCCGACAAGGATTATGTGGAAGAAGTTTGA
- a CDS encoding folate family ECF transporter S component, whose translation MVTKEKPQIELRDLVLLGIIIAMKIILGRFSIGSNVVHVSLGFIGSVMLGYMFGPVWGAIGGGISDLVASVLFSNQGGFFIGFTLSAMLGPLIYGWFFYQKPVKIWRIIVATLLVTVIINLGLNTVWVHLLYGLDIKAALIQRLPKETIVPWIQMVVDYFVLTALARVKLRK comes from the coding sequence ATGGTTACCAAGGAAAAACCTCAAATCGAATTGCGTGATCTTGTTCTGCTGGGAATTATTATCGCAATGAAAATTATCCTGGGCCGTTTCAGCATTGGCAGTAATGTCGTGCATGTGAGTCTGGGCTTTATCGGTAGCGTTATGCTTGGCTATATGTTTGGCCCCGTATGGGGCGCAATCGGCGGTGGTATTAGTGATTTGGTTGCATCGGTTTTGTTTAGTAATCAGGGGGGCTTTTTCATCGGCTTTACCCTCAGTGCAATGCTGGGGCCCCTGATTTACGGTTGGTTTTTTTATCAAAAACCGGTCAAAATCTGGCGTATTATCGTGGCCACACTGTTAGTTACGGTTATTATCAATCTCGGTCTGAACACGGTTTGGGTGCACCTCTTATATGGTCTAGACATTAAAGCGGCGCTAATTCAGCGCCTGCCCAAAGAAACCATTGTACCGTGGATTCAAATGGTAGTTGACTACTTTGTTTTAACGGCGCTAGCTCGGGTCAAATTAAGAAAGTAG
- a CDS encoding acyl-[acyl-carrier-protein] thioesterase translates to MKYSEQHQINFYECDENKNLKLPAMIDLMMGVSERQLTSSNASTNALNDQGLGWVVTQYHIELTRLPHSNEQVVLSTEPVGYNRFLEYRDFIFTDTEGKELIKAQSEWVLFDLQKRKMVSTDKEMMDALGVPRLKKLPRFPRMRPQAEYQNKRQYRVRYDDLDTNHHMTNGHYFNWFIDTLDRDFLRTHMVKTIDIRFNQEVRYAQMPTAGVSLTEAGEDIKSYHVIEDEERSDKAVCELTWRNL, encoded by the coding sequence ATGAAATATAGTGAACAACATCAAATCAACTTTTATGAATGTGATGAAAACAAAAACTTAAAGTTACCAGCAATGATTGACCTCATGATGGGTGTTTCAGAGCGGCAATTGACGAGTAGTAATGCTAGCACTAATGCCTTGAATGATCAGGGCTTGGGCTGGGTTGTGACCCAGTACCACATCGAACTAACGCGGCTGCCGCATTCCAATGAACAAGTTGTGCTTTCTACTGAACCGGTTGGATATAACCGCTTTTTAGAGTATCGGGATTTTATTTTCACTGATACTGAAGGTAAGGAGTTAATTAAAGCTCAAAGTGAATGGGTTTTGTTTGACCTGCAAAAGCGTAAGATGGTTTCTACCGACAAGGAGATGATGGACGCCTTAGGGGTTCCCCGCCTGAAAAAATTACCGCGTTTTCCGCGAATGCGTCCGCAAGCGGAATATCAAAACAAGCGGCAGTACCGCGTGCGCTATGATGATCTGGACACGAACCACCACATGACTAACGGCCACTACTTTAACTGGTTTATCGATACTTTGGATCGTGACTTTCTGCGCACGCACATGGTTAAGACAATTGATATTCGCTTTAACCAGGAGGTCCGTTACGCACAAATGCCAACTGCTGGCGTTAGCCTAACTGAAGCGGGCGAAGACATCAAATCCTACCATGTAATTGAGGATGAAGAGCGTAGCGACAAAGCCGTTTGTGAACTAACTTGGCGCAACTTATAA
- the rsmI gene encoding 16S rRNA (cytidine(1402)-2'-O)-methyltransferase, protein MQQQSSYARATGKLYLVPTPIGNLEDITIRAKRILQEADYIAAEDTRTSGLLLAQIGVHNHMVAFHKYNSKAKAPELVKLMQDGAVIAEISDAGMPVISDPGYILVQECIKADVPVVPLPGASAFTTALIASGFDAQPFTYYGFLPRKAGEQKPFFEQMNEARATSIFYESPHRLVKTLNNMATVIATERQIVAARELTKIHEEFIRGTLGEVCRYFDQNDPRGEFVILIAPNTAAPVQKSWPELIKLVDEQVARGESKKSAIKAVAQANRVSKNELYEQYHHS, encoded by the coding sequence ATGCAGCAGCAGAGTAGCTATGCACGTGCAACGGGCAAGCTTTATTTGGTACCAACACCAATTGGTAATTTGGAAGACATTACTATTCGGGCCAAGCGGATTTTACAAGAAGCAGATTATATTGCAGCCGAAGATACTCGAACTAGTGGGCTTTTACTGGCCCAAATCGGTGTGCATAACCACATGGTCGCTTTTCACAAGTACAATTCAAAGGCCAAAGCACCGGAATTGGTCAAGCTGATGCAGGATGGTGCGGTGATTGCCGAGATTAGTGATGCAGGTATGCCGGTTATTTCGGACCCCGGATATATCTTGGTGCAGGAATGTATCAAGGCAGATGTTCCGGTAGTGCCACTTCCAGGTGCCTCGGCTTTCACTACAGCCCTGATTGCTTCGGGCTTTGATGCCCAACCATTCACTTATTATGGCTTTTTACCGCGCAAGGCTGGTGAACAAAAGCCTTTTTTTGAACAAATGAACGAGGCCCGTGCTACCTCAATCTTTTATGAGTCTCCCCACCGTTTGGTTAAGACCCTTAATAACATGGCGACTGTCATTGCCACTGAGCGCCAGATTGTAGCGGCGCGCGAGTTAACCAAGATTCATGAAGAGTTCATTCGGGGCACATTGGGTGAAGTATGTCGGTATTTTGACCAGAATGATCCGCGCGGTGAATTTGTCATTCTAATAGCGCCAAACACTGCGGCGCCGGTGCAAAAATCGTGGCCCGAATTAATTAAGCTGGTTGATGAGCAAGTCGCCCGCGGTGAGAGCAAGAAGTCTGCTATTAAGGCGGTCGCCCAAGCAAACCGGGTCTCTAAAAATGAATTATATGAGCAATACCACCATAGTTAG